A window from Cyprinus carpio isolate SPL01 chromosome A11, ASM1834038v1, whole genome shotgun sequence encodes these proteins:
- the LOC109096762 gene encoding F-box-like/WD repeat-containing protein TBL1XR1, producing MSISSDEVNFLVYRYLQESGFSHSAFTFGIESHISQSNINGALVPPAALISIIQKGLQYVEAEVSINEDGTLFDGRPIESLSLIDAVMPDVVQTRQQAYRDKLAQQQAATAPSATSANMQGNTKNGENTANGEENGAHALPNNHADMMDVDMDVEIPQNKAMVLRGHESEVFICAWNPVSDLLASGSGDSTARIWNLSENSSSSCTQLVLRHCIREGGQDVPSNKDVTSLDWNSEGTLLATGSYDGFARIWTKDGNLASTLGQHKGPIFALKWNKKGNFILSAGVDKTTIIWDAHTGEAKQQFPFHSAPALDVDWQSNNTFASCSTDMCIHVCKLGQDRPIKTFQGHTNEVNAIKWDPTGNLLASCSDDMTLKIWSMKQDTCVHDLQAHSKEIYTIKWSPTGPGTNNPNANLMLASASFDSTVRLWDVDRGICIHTLTKHQEPVYSVAFSPDGRHLASGSFDKCVHIWNTQTGALVHSYRGTGGIFEVCWNAAGDKVGASASDGSVCVLDLRK from the exons ATGAGTATTAGCAGCGATGAGGTCAATTTCCTGGTGTATAGATACCTGCAGGAGTCGG GGTTTTCCCACTCAGCCTTCACATTCGGCATTGAGAGCCACATCAGTCAGTCGAACATCAACGGCGCCCTAGTGCCCCCTGCTGCCCTGATCTCCATCATCCAGAAGGGCCTGCAGTATGTGGAGGCTGAAGTCAGCATCAATGAG GACGGCACGCTGTTCGATGGGCGACCAATTGAGTCTTTGTCATTGATTGATGCGGTGATGCCCGATGTCGTACAGACCCGGCAGCAGGCGTACCGTGACAAACTCGCCCAGCAACAGGCCGCCACAGCGCCCTCGGCAACCAGCGCCAACATGCAGGGTAACACCAAAAACGGAGAAAACACCGCAAACGGAGAGGAGAACGGTGCTCACGCATTACCCA ATAACCATGCAGACATGATGGACGTGGACATGGATGTGGAGATCCCTCAGAATAAAGCCATGGTGCTGAGAGGTCACGAGTCGGAGGTCTTCATCTGCGCCTGGAACCCCGTCAGTGATCTGCTCGCCTCCGG TTCTGGAGACTCGACGGCACGCATCTGGAATCTGAGTGAGAACAGCAGTAGTAGCTGTACTCAGCTCGTCCTCAGGCACTGCATACGGGAAGGTGGCCAAGACGTGCCCAGCAACAAAGACGTCACATCGTTAGACTGGAAC AGTGAAGGTACACTATTAGCCACAGGCTCATATGACGGCTTTGCAAGAATATGGACTAAAGATG GTAATCTGGCCAGTACCCTGGGTCAACATAAAGGTCcaatatttgcattaaaatggaacaaaaaagGAAACTTTATCCTAAGCGCTGGTGTTGATAAG ACAACAATCATTTGGGATGCTCACACAGGGGAAGCCAAACAGCAGTTTCCGTTTCATTCAG CACCGGCTCTGGATGTGGACTGGCAGAGTAACAACACGTTTGCCTCCTGTAGCACAGACATGTGCATCCACGTCTGCAAACTGGGCCAGGACCGACCCATTAAGACATTCCAAGGACACACA AATGAAGTTAATGCAATCAAATGGGATCCAACTGGTAACCTGCTGGCGTCGTGTTCTGATGATATGACTCTTAAG ATCTGGAGTATGAAACAGGACACTTGTGTTCATGATTTGCAAGCTCATAGCAAAGAAATCTATACTATCAAATGGAGCCCCACAGGTCCAGGAACCAACAACCCCAATGCCAATCTAATGCTGGCCAG TGCTTCCTTTGACTCCACTGTTCGGCTTTGGGATGTAGATCGAGGCATCTGCATTCACACACTAACCAAACACCAGGAGCCCGTGTACAGCGTGGCCTTCAGCCCTGACGGACGCCATCTAGCCAGCGGCTCTTTTGACAAATGCGTCCACATCTGGAACACACAG ACTGGTGCTTTAGTCCATAGCTACAGGGGGACAGGGGGCATTTTTGAAGTTTGCTGGAATGCAGCAGGAGACAAAGTAGGAGCAAGTGCGTCGGATGGCTCT GTTTGTGTATTAGATCTGCGGAAATAG